In the genome of Lysobacter sp. 5GHs7-4, the window CAGGGCCTGATCGAAGGTCTTCATGCCCAGCTGCACGGACTCCTTCATCACTTCCTTGAGCTTGTGGATTTCGCCGTCGCGGATGTAGTCCTGCACCAGCGGCGTGCCCAGCAGGATTTCCATCGCGACCCGGCGCGCCTTGCCGTCCGGGGTCGGGATCAGCTGCTGCGCGACCACGCCCTTGAGGTTCAGCGACAGGTCCATCAGCAGCTGGCCGCGACGGTCCTCGGGGAAGAAGTTGATGATGCGATCCATGGCCTGGTTGGCGTTGTTGGCGTGCAACGTGCACAGCACCAGGTGGCCGGTTTCGGCGAAGGCGATGGCGTGGTCCATGCCCTCGCGGGTGCGCACCTCGCCGATCATGATCACGTCCGGCGCCTGGCGCAGGGTGTTCTTCAGCGCGGCGTCCCAGCTGTCGGTGTCGATGCCGACTTCGCGCTGGGTGATGATGCAGCCCTCGTGCTTGTGCACGAACTCGATCGGGTCTTCGATCGTGATGATGTGGCCGCTGGAATTCATGTTGCGGTAGCCGATCATCGCCGCCAGCGAGGTCGACTTACCGGTACCGGTGGCGCCGACGAAGATGATGATGCCGCGCTTGGTCATCGCCAGCGTCTTGATGATCGGCGGCAGGTTCAGCTCTTCGACGGTCGGGATCTTGGTCTCGATGCGGCGCAGCACCATGCCGACCTGGTTGCGCTGGTAGAAGCAGCTCACGCGGAAGCGGCCGACGCCGGTCACGCCGATGGCGAAGTTGCACTCGTGGGTCTTTTCGAACTCCTCGCGCTGCTGAGGGTTCATCACGTTGAGCACGAGGTCGCGGCTCTGCTGCGGGGTCAGCGGGTTCTGGGTGATCGGCGAGATCTTGCCGTGGACCTTCATCGACGGCGGCATGCCGGCGGTGATGAACAAGTCCGAGGCCTTCTGGTGCGCCATCAGCTTGAGGAACGAGGTGAAGTCGATGGTGCTCATGGGGCTGCCTCCTCGGGAGGTCTAACTAAAAAGACGGTGCCGTGACGCGGTGACTGCCGGGGGACCGGCGCCGGCACTGTGCCAGCAACGGTCCCGGGCAACCGGGACCGGTTTCACTTAGTCGAACAGACGCTTGTCCTTGGCGTACTCGCGGGCCTGCGGGCGCAGGATCATGCCGCGCTTCACCAGGTCCTGGAGGTGCTGGTCGAGGGTCATCATGCCGTGGTTCTGACCGGTCTGGATCGCCGAGTACATCTGCGCGACCTTGTCCTCGCGGATCAGGTTACGCACCGCCGGGATGCCGACCATGATTTCCCAGGCCGCGGTACGGCCGCCGCCGACCTTCTTCAGCAGCGCCTGTGAGATCACTGCGCGCAACGACTCCGACAGCATCGAGCGCACCATCGGCTTTTCGCCGGCGGGGAACACGTCGATGATGCGGTCCACGGTCTTGGCCGCCGAGGAGGTGTGCAGGGTGCCAAACACCAAGTGGCCGGTCTCGGCCGCGGTCAGCGCCAGGCGGATGGTTTCCAGATCGCGCAACTCGCCGACCAGGATGTAGTCGGGGTCTTCACGCAGCGCCGAACGCAGGGCCTCGTTGAAGCCGTGGGTGTCGCGGTGGACTTCGCGCTGGTTGATCAGGCACTTCTGCGAGGTGTGCACGAACTCGATCGGGTCTTCCACCGACAGGATGTGCGCGTACTCGTTCTTGTTGATGTGGTCGATCATCGCCGCCAGCGTGGTCGACTTGCCCGAACCGGTCGGGCCGGTGACCAGGATCAGGCCCTGCGGCTGCTCGATCAGTTCCTTGAAGATGCGCGGGCAGCCCAGATCCTCGAGCGACAGCACTTCCGAAGGAATGGTACGGAACACCGCGCCGGCGCCGCGGTTCTGGTTGAACGCGTTGACGCGGAAGCGGGCCAGGCCGGGGATCTCGAACGAGAAGTCGACCTCGAGGAATTCTTCGTAATCGCGGCGCTGCTTGTCCGACATGATGTCGTACACCAGCGAGTGGACCTGCTTATGGTCCAGCGCTGGAATATTGATGCGCCGCACGTCGCCATCGACGCGGATCATCGGCGGCAATCCGGCCGACAGATGCAAGTCGGATGCCTTGTTCTTGACCGAAAACGCCAACAGTTCGGCGATATCCATGCGTGCTCCCCCGCACTGCAACAGAACTTCAGATGGAAACTTCAAACCACACGTAGGCAAGCTACAGCGAAAACGCTTAAACGCAAACGAGCGACGATAACGGCCAGCCGCGACTAGCGGGCAGCGTCCCCTGCGAGGCAGTATAGCCCCGTACCCGCATCGCCGAACCAGCCCTCTTTCACAGGATTTCCCACGTGCGCGCGCTCGCCCTGCACGGCATCTTGCACCAGTTGGATAACGCCGCGCGCCTTGCGCAACGGCCAGTACCGCAGTTGCTGGCGGTCAGCAAGACCCAGGATGCGACCGCCGTCGCGGAACTGGCGGCGGCCGGCCAGCGCGCGTTCGGCGAGAACTATGTTCAGGAAGCCGCAGCCAAAACGCAGGCGCTGGCCGCGCTGGACCTGGAGTGGCACCTGATCGGCCACCTGCAGTCGAACAAGGCCGAGCAGGCCGCGCGCCTGTTCGACTGGGTGCAGACCGTGGACCGCGCCAAACTGGTGACCGCCCTGGCCCGCCACCGCGATCCGGCGCGCGCGCCGCTGCAGGTGCTGATCCAGGTCAACATCGACGACGAATCCAGCAAGCACGGCTGCCGGCCGGAGGACGCGGCGGCGCTGGCCGCGGCGATCGCGGGCGAGCCGCGTCTGCGCCTGCGCGGGCTGATGGTGATCCCGACGCCGCATGCGCAGCCCGAGCAGCGCCGCCCGGCCTTCCGTCGCAGCCAGGCGTTGTTCGCGGCGTTGCGCGAAGCCCATCCCAGCATCGACACGCTGTCGATGGGCATGAGCGACGACTACGCGATCGCGATCGAGGAAGGGGCGACGATGGTGCGCATCGGCACGGCGCTGTTCGGCGCGCGCGCGCCGAAGGCGTCGACGTGAACGTGCGCGCCGTCGCATAAGCGCGCGGCGGCGTTGCGCCGACGACCGGGTCGCGCGGCGCCGCGGCGGCCTCGGTATGCTGGGCGCTCCGCAGCCGCTCGATCCCGCCATGTCCGCATCCGATACCGCCCTGTCCACGCTCAGCCCGGTCGCCTTCATCGGCGGCGGCAACATGGCGCGCAGCCTGATCGGCGGTCTGGTCGCGCGCGGCGGCGACGCCGCTGCGATCCGCGTCGCCGAGCCGGTCGAGGTACTGCGCGAGGCCCTGCAGCGCGAGTTCGGCGTGCGCAGCCACGCCAACGCGGCCGAAGCGGCCGAAGGCGCCAGCGTGTGGCTGCTCGCGGTCAAACCGCAGGTGATGCGCAGCGTGTGTTCGGCGCTGGCGCCGTTGGCGCAGTCGCAGCGGCCGCTGGTGATCTCGATCGCCGCCGGCATCACCGCCAGCCAGCTCGCCCTGTGGCTGGGCGGCGGGCAGGCGCTGGTGCGCGCGATGCCCAACACGCCGGCGCTGCTCGGTGCCGGCATCACCGGCCTGTACGCCAACGCCGCCACCACGCCGGCGCAGCGCGCGCGCGCGGCGGCGCTGCTGGATGCGGTGGGGCCGACCGTGTGGATAGACGAGGAAGCGCAGATGGATGCGGTCACCGCGGTGTCCGGCAGCGGCCCGGCCTATGTGTTCCTGCTCGCCGAGGCGATGCAGGCCGCGGGCGTGGCCCAAGGCCTGGCGCCGGAGGCCGCGCGCGCGCTGGTCAACCAGACCCTGCTCGGCGCGGCGACCATGCTGACCCGCTCCGACGAGGCCGCCGACGTGCTGCGCGCGCGCGTGACTTCGCCCGGCGGCACCACCCAGGCCGCGATCGAAACCTTCGAGACCGGCGGTTTCCGTCCGCTGGTCGCCGCCGCGATCGCCGCGGCCACCCAGCGCGGGCGCGAACTGTCCGCCGCCAACGACTGATCCGCCACCCCAAGGAGCCATCGCCATGCGTAGCGCCCTCGCCGTCTGCCTGCTCAGCCTGGCACTGCTGGCCGGTTGCGGCCGCGAGGCCGCGGTGCCCGGCAGCTCCGGCAATGCCAATGCGGCGCCGCAGGAAGCGGTGGCGCGCAGCGGCGACGTCACCGTGCGCGCCAGCGCGCTGCAAACCTCGGCGCTGTCGCCCACGGTCGCTGCGCAGTACGGCATCGTGCGCGACGACGCCACGGTGATGCTGCTGGTGGCGGTGCGGCGCGGGCCCGACGGCCAGGACGTGGCGGTGCCGGCGCGCGTCAGCGCCACCGCCACCGACCTGCGCGGGCAGCGCCACACGCTGGAGCTGCGCGAGCTGCGCACCGGCGAAGGCGATGCGCAGTTGCTGGACTACATCGGCACGGTCGAGATCGCCCTGCCCGACACCCTGCGTTTCGAGGTCGGCGTGACGCCGGAGCAAGGAGCGAGTACGACGGTGCAGTTCAGCCGCGAGTTCTATCCGCGCTGAGGCGTCCGCTGCACCGGCGCGCGCTCACCTGACTCCGCGGCTTCAGTGGCGCGGATCGTCGCGGGTCAGCGCCTCGACGCGCAGGCGTTCGCGCGCGTCGAACGGCGCGAGCAAGGCGGTTAGACGGGCCTGGCGCTGCGCCGCGTCGAGGCTGCGATCGGCCAAGACCCGCTCGCGGCCGGCGCGGTACTCGGCCACTCGCCGATTCCAGTGCGCGCGGCGCTGGTCGAGGTCGGCCAGGCGTTGCGCGGCCGGCGCACCGAACGCGGCCTCGCGTTCGGCGTAACGGCGTTCGGGGCCGATGCCCTGCGCCTCGAATTGCGCGCTCTGGCGCATCGCCAAGGTCACGTTGTCGCTTTCTACGCGGGTGGCGTCGCTCTGCGCGGCCTCCAGCTCGCGCAGGCGCGCGGCGCGTTGCGCGGGCGTGAGGCCGTGATCGCGCAGCAGGGCCTGGCGCGCGATCGTCTGCGCCAGGCGCAGTTCTTCCTCGCCGTACCAGGCCTGGGCGACGGCGGCGCCGAGACGGCGCCGGCGCAGCTCGCGGCGGCGTTCCAGGTCGGCGCGCAGATCGCTGCCC includes:
- a CDS encoding PilT/PilU family type 4a pilus ATPase — its product is MSTIDFTSFLKLMAHQKASDLFITAGMPPSMKVHGKISPITQNPLTPQQSRDLVLNVMNPQQREEFEKTHECNFAIGVTGVGRFRVSCFYQRNQVGMVLRRIETKIPTVEELNLPPIIKTLAMTKRGIIIFVGATGTGKSTSLAAMIGYRNMNSSGHIITIEDPIEFVHKHEGCIITQREVGIDTDSWDAALKNTLRQAPDVIMIGEVRTREGMDHAIAFAETGHLVLCTLHANNANQAMDRIINFFPEDRRGQLLMDLSLNLKGVVAQQLIPTPDGKARRVAMEILLGTPLVQDYIRDGEIHKLKEVMKESVQLGMKTFDQALFELYQAGEISYEDALRYADSQNEVRLRIKLAQGGDARTLAQGLDGVEVAEVR
- a CDS encoding type IV pilus twitching motility protein PilT produces the protein MDIAELLAFSVKNKASDLHLSAGLPPMIRVDGDVRRINIPALDHKQVHSLVYDIMSDKQRRDYEEFLEVDFSFEIPGLARFRVNAFNQNRGAGAVFRTIPSEVLSLEDLGCPRIFKELIEQPQGLILVTGPTGSGKSTTLAAMIDHINKNEYAHILSVEDPIEFVHTSQKCLINQREVHRDTHGFNEALRSALREDPDYILVGELRDLETIRLALTAAETGHLVFGTLHTSSAAKTVDRIIDVFPAGEKPMVRSMLSESLRAVISQALLKKVGGGRTAAWEIMVGIPAVRNLIREDKVAQMYSAIQTGQNHGMMTLDQHLQDLVKRGMILRPQAREYAKDKRLFD
- a CDS encoding YggS family pyridoxal phosphate-dependent enzyme; the protein is MDNAARLAQRPVPQLLAVSKTQDATAVAELAAAGQRAFGENYVQEAAAKTQALAALDLEWHLIGHLQSNKAEQAARLFDWVQTVDRAKLVTALARHRDPARAPLQVLIQVNIDDESSKHGCRPEDAAALAAAIAGEPRLRLRGLMVIPTPHAQPEQRRPAFRRSQALFAALREAHPSIDTLSMGMSDDYAIAIEEGATMVRIGTALFGARAPKAST
- the proC gene encoding pyrroline-5-carboxylate reductase, with translation MSASDTALSTLSPVAFIGGGNMARSLIGGLVARGGDAAAIRVAEPVEVLREALQREFGVRSHANAAEAAEGASVWLLAVKPQVMRSVCSALAPLAQSQRPLVISIAAGITASQLALWLGGGQALVRAMPNTPALLGAGITGLYANAATTPAQRARAAALLDAVGPTVWIDEEAQMDAVTAVSGSGPAYVFLLAEAMQAAGVAQGLAPEAARALVNQTLLGAATMLTRSDEAADVLRARVTSPGGTTQAAIETFETGGFRPLVAAAIAAATQRGRELSAAND
- a CDS encoding DUF4426 domain-containing protein, which translates into the protein MRSALAVCLLSLALLAGCGREAAVPGSSGNANAAPQEAVARSGDVTVRASALQTSALSPTVAAQYGIVRDDATVMLLVAVRRGPDGQDVAVPARVSATATDLRGQRHTLELRELRTGEGDAQLLDYIGTVEIALPDTLRFEVGVTPEQGASTTVQFSREFYPR
- a CDS encoding lipase secretion chaperone, which codes for MLRFTLVLMLAAGVVLAVALSGWRRETAPARAPVPSAANAQASAAAPASARRPAAPAGAGDSLRDTAVDGALTLDAAGKPVVDRAMRRLFDYFLTRLGERDLAAIRNDLRRYLQPRLGAPAQAQVLAWFDAYVALERESAALGVGSDLRADLERRRELRRRRLGAAVAQAWYGEEELRLAQTIARQALLRDHGLTPAQRAARLRELEAAQSDATRVESDNVTLAMRQSAQFEAQGIGPERRYAEREAAFGAPAAQRLADLDQRRAHWNRRVAEYRAGRERVLADRSLDAAQRQARLTALLAPFDARERLRVEALTRDDPRH